One Loxodonta africana isolate mLoxAfr1 chromosome 15, mLoxAfr1.hap2, whole genome shotgun sequence genomic window carries:
- the TRIM29 gene encoding tripartite motif-containing protein 29 → MEAADASRSNGMGLEAKDARGPPGLSGGLESGTKGEAKDAKTTNGHGGEAGEGKSLGSSLKSGEGKSSLFLGNEWRRPIIQFVESVDDKGSNYFSMDSAEGRRSPYAGLQLGVTKKPPVAFADKGELRKSIFSEARKPTVSILEPGEARPNSYPRADTSILLRPKSGSEEVLCDSCIGNKQKAVKSCLVCQASFCELHLKPHLEGAAFRDHQLLEPIRDFEARKCPLHGKTMELFCQTDQTCICYLCMFQEHKNHSTVTVEEAKAEKETELSLQKEQLQLKIIEIEDEAEKWQKEKDRIKSFTTSEKAILEQNFQDLVRDLEKQKEEVRAALEQREQDAVDQVKVIVDALDERAKVLHEDKQTREQLHSISDSVLFLQEFGALMSNYSLPPPLPTYHVLLEGEGLGQSLGNCRDDLLNVCMRHVEKMCKAELSRNFIERSHMENGGDHRYTNSYTNSYGTEWSMPDTMKRYSMYLTPKGGARTSYQPSSPSRLSKETSQKNFNNLYGTKGNYTSRVWEYSTIQNSDDLPAVQGSSSFSLKGYPSLMRSQSPKTQPQTWKSSKQTLLSHCRPFYVNKGNGIGSNEAP, encoded by the exons ATGGAAGCCGCCGACGCCTCCAGGAGCAACGGGATGGGTCTAGAAGCCAAGGATGCCCGCGGCCCCCCAGGCCTCAGCGGTGGCCTGGAGAGCGGGACCAAGGGGGAAGCCAAGGACGCCAAGACCACCAATGGGCATGGTGGGGAGGCAGGCGAGGGCAAGAGCCTGGGCAGCTCCCTGAAGTCCGGAGAGGGGAAGAGCTCCCTGTTCTTGGGGAACGAGTGGCGGCGGCCCATCATCCAGTTTGTTGAGTCCGTGGACGACAAGGGCTCCAACTACTTCAGCATGGACTCCGCGGAAGGCAGGCGGTCCCCCTACGCAGGGCTCCAGCTGGGGGTCACCAAGAAGCCGCCGGTCGCCTTCGCCGACAAGGGGGAGTTGCGCAAGTCCATCTTCTCGGAGGCCCGGAAGCCCACGGTGTCCATCCTGGAGCCGGGGGAGGCGCGGCCGAACAGCTACCCTCGGGCCGACACCAGCATCCTCCTGCGGCCCAAGTCCGGCTCCGAGGAGGTCCTGTGCGACTCGTGCATCGGCAACAAGCAGAAGGCTGTTAAGTCTTGCCTGGTGTGCCAGGCCTCCTTTTGCGAGCTCCACCTCAAGCCTCACCTGGAGGGTGCCGCCTTCCGCGACCACCAGCTGCTGGAGCCCATCCGGGACTTTGAGGCCCGCAAGTGCCCTCTGCATGGGAAGACCATGGAGCTCTTCTGCCAGACCGACCAGACCTGCATCTGCTACCTCTGCATGTTCCAGGAGCACAAGAATCACAGCACTGTGACCGTGGAGGAAGCCAAGGCCGAGAAGGAG ACTGAGCTGTCACTACAGAAGGAGCAGCTGCAGCTCAAGATCATTGAGATTGAGGATGAAGCTGAGAAGTGGCAGAAGGAGAAGGACCGTATCAAG AGCTTCACCACCAGTGAGAAGGCCATCCTGGAGCAGAACTTCCAGGACTTGGTACGGGACCTggagaagcagaaagaagaagTGAGGGCTGCACTGGAGCAGCGGGAGCAGGATGCTGTGGACCAAGTGAAGGTGATCGTGGATGCTCTGGACGAAAGGGCAAAAGTGCTGCACGAGGACAAGCAGACCAGAGAGCAGCTGCATAGTATCAGTGACTCAGTGCTGTTTCTGCAG GAATTTGGTGCATTGATGAGCAATtactccctccccccgcccctgccTACCTACCATGTTCTGCTGGAGGGGGAGGGCCTGGGACAGTCACTCGGCAACTGCAGGGATGACCTGCTCAACGTGTGCATGCGCCATGTTGAGAAGATGTGCAAGGCGGAACTGAGCCGTAACTTCATCGAGAGAAGCCACATGGAAAATG GTGGTGATCATCGTTACACGAACAGCTATACAAACAGCTACGGGACTGAGTGGAGTATGCCAGACACCATGAAGAGATACTCCATGTACCTCACACCCAAGG GTGGAGCCCGGACATCATACCAGCCATCATCCCCCAGCCGCCTCTCCAAGGAGACCAGCCAGAAGAATTTCAACAACCTCTATGGCACCAAGG GTAACTATACCTCCCGGGTCTGGGAATACTCCACCATCCAAAATTCTGACGACCTGCCTGCAGTCCAAGGCAGCTCCTCCTTCTCCTTGAAAG GCTATCCCTCCCTCATGCGGAGCCAGAGCCCTAAGACCCAGCCGCAGACTTGGAAATCCAGCAAGCAGACTTTGCTG